A DNA window from Turicibacter sp. TJ11 contains the following coding sequences:
- the pyrR gene encoding bifunctional pyr operon transcriptional regulator/uracil phosphoribosyltransferase PyrR → MEKVLFDQDTITRSLKRIAHEILEKNDNLNDVVIIGIRTRGSYLAERLVRLIEVFEGVTVPLGELDITKYRDDLTREMKEIIVNQSTVPMTLNGKTVILVDDVLYTGRTVRAALEAVLEYGRPKNIQLATLIDRGHRELPIRADYVGKNIPTSHKEVVKVYLTELDKQDAVVLSK, encoded by the coding sequence ATGGAGAAAGTATTATTTGACCAGGACACAATTACGCGTTCATTAAAAAGAATTGCACATGAGATTTTAGAAAAAAATGATAACTTAAATGATGTTGTTATTATCGGTATTCGAACACGCGGTTCTTATTTAGCTGAGCGTTTAGTCCGTTTAATTGAAGTTTTTGAAGGTGTTACTGTTCCATTAGGAGAGTTAGATATTACAAAATATCGCGATGATCTAACACGCGAAATGAAAGAAATCATTGTAAACCAAAGTACTGTTCCGATGACTTTAAATGGAAAAACTGTGATTTTAGTAGATGATGTTTTATACACAGGGCGTACGGTTCGTGCGGCATTAGAGGCTGTACTTGAGTATGGTCGTCCTAAAAACATTCAATTAGCGACATTAATCGATCGTGGACATCGAGAACTACCTATTCGTGCCGATTATGTTGGGAAAAATATTCCGACTTCACACAAAGAGGTAGTAAAGGTTTATTTAACAGAATTAGATAAACAGGATGCAGTTGTCTTATCTAAATAA